In the genome of Leucobacter luti, one region contains:
- a CDS encoding SdrD B-like domain-containing protein: protein MPQAAATTSGDASVSLATSVEEAIPDSADGDSGSANTRNPAAAENHTAEDAGPEDIVTALAVSIDMDISVNRDGMGSFSDAGDIGPGLDDSATNGIVRTGDSIEYKVSVNAFNGTAINEMFTLEAPAGTQWVQLPQACLASGSGISGGTLTCALGDLTNETISVPVVLKVTNDLVNADTVAISGTAKADNISDSVSIDSSATSVSARPAFDLRKKDSYITDVKVKDDENGTPGVVYTFPMVVQTGPVDPKHPEYPNNLGTERLTDTVTFTDDISKLVNGKKSPSAKLFTADGQPAAAPNVHKPNGEAPPIWNAPRGGIANGSDTSVANGGTITAFQPTPGENIEITLAGFDSSLNHVPSKNAGGGQIPANTQIIISNYLRIWIPKAELDAEAQAAPGRTIPVSNTYSGFAPVSASGQPNSAENLANNTVDLNYTATDGATLGGWKNYSGVIGSGFNPSGKNNRPNVTPGDKFVSEVGIQNNSNNDATSTVVIDTFDATYQRVRSSGNVANVIPGGTTKYASNGLTDAEELQNFSGQGVTWYEDPDDVPGGRAAINAVRWEFDLDAKDAHGLYINLYAKEDAPKDAYLRNFMSFASPDVTPPGGNPGDRVFDTGDSDKANGVQADYLTVTPAIARVNKQVIDIGGTITNPGDTTQFGQAGTPIRYLLTPTLTAATDSATRYPFTVEDTLPVGLSYAGNASAEPDEIVNNADGTTTLRWNYTGIEPNQTIDPIAFDGLVDPMSHSGRVLTNKVQVVSTADTSAANLRSKERAITTQASEGLAIVKTAPTAVVIAGDNVTWNVQYHNTSSEELTNIDIIDVFPYLGDGRGPASNFHGKLELNAISAPPGSKVLYTDEAPANISIDPNDASNQPGGSTTWSSSKPAGATAVRVVDVDGIGSGEMNQFEVSFTTVGSRQSDLWTNHAGARAEQLTLPVRSQDVPVTAVSGSIGDFVWYDKNHNGLQDSDEENAPGVIVKLNGHDDRDTKVNRSTTTDTHGKYSFDGLRPGKYTVSFIAPAGFGFTTQGVGNDPSINSVANTAGIADSIALEVTEKDGVIEAVESNLDQDAGLIEIGPVDPTDPVDPTEPTVPGEVTNPINPADSLHGTGSATSVANGPGGLASTGSQAPWFLALLAFGILIAGGVAVRLART, encoded by the coding sequence GTGCCTCAAGCGGCTGCCACAACCTCCGGCGACGCCTCAGTGTCGCTGGCGACAAGTGTTGAAGAAGCTATTCCCGACTCTGCTGACGGTGACAGCGGCTCGGCCAACACGAGGAACCCGGCAGCCGCGGAGAATCACACAGCGGAGGACGCGGGGCCCGAAGACATCGTCACCGCGCTTGCGGTATCCATCGATATGGACATCAGCGTGAACCGCGACGGGATGGGCAGCTTCAGCGACGCAGGAGACATCGGCCCGGGACTGGATGACAGTGCGACCAACGGGATTGTGCGCACCGGCGATTCGATCGAGTACAAGGTGTCCGTCAACGCATTTAATGGCACCGCGATCAACGAGATGTTCACGCTCGAAGCCCCAGCAGGGACGCAGTGGGTTCAGCTTCCGCAGGCGTGCCTGGCGAGCGGTTCGGGCATTAGCGGTGGAACTCTCACGTGCGCACTTGGAGACCTCACAAACGAGACGATCTCTGTGCCCGTGGTCCTCAAGGTCACGAACGACCTTGTGAACGCAGACACCGTGGCGATCAGCGGCACTGCCAAAGCGGACAACATCAGCGATTCGGTGAGTATCGACTCAAGTGCCACCAGCGTCTCGGCCCGCCCTGCTTTTGATCTGCGCAAGAAAGACAGCTACATCACCGATGTCAAGGTCAAGGACGACGAGAACGGTACCCCCGGCGTCGTCTACACGTTCCCAATGGTCGTGCAGACCGGGCCAGTAGATCCCAAACACCCGGAGTACCCGAACAATCTCGGCACCGAACGTTTGACTGACACAGTCACATTCACGGACGACATCTCCAAACTTGTCAACGGCAAGAAATCGCCGAGTGCAAAGCTATTCACCGCTGACGGCCAACCAGCGGCAGCACCGAACGTTCACAAGCCCAATGGAGAGGCACCGCCGATCTGGAATGCCCCACGAGGCGGCATCGCGAACGGTTCGGACACCTCGGTCGCAAATGGCGGCACCATCACTGCATTCCAACCCACTCCGGGTGAGAATATCGAGATCACGCTCGCGGGCTTCGATTCTTCACTGAACCACGTGCCCTCGAAGAATGCCGGAGGCGGGCAGATCCCCGCCAACACACAAATCATCATTTCAAATTATCTCCGCATCTGGATCCCGAAAGCGGAACTCGATGCCGAAGCACAAGCAGCGCCGGGTCGCACGATTCCGGTGAGCAATACGTACAGCGGGTTCGCTCCCGTCTCCGCCTCTGGGCAGCCCAATTCGGCGGAGAACTTGGCGAACAATACTGTCGACCTGAACTACACGGCCACTGATGGCGCGACGCTGGGCGGGTGGAAGAACTACTCGGGAGTCATTGGGTCGGGCTTTAACCCGTCGGGTAAGAACAACCGGCCAAATGTTACACCTGGGGACAAGTTCGTCTCCGAAGTTGGCATTCAGAACAACTCAAACAATGACGCCACGAGCACCGTGGTTATCGATACCTTTGACGCCACCTATCAGCGGGTCCGCTCCTCAGGGAATGTCGCGAACGTGATCCCAGGCGGAACCACGAAGTACGCATCAAATGGATTGACTGATGCCGAAGAGCTTCAAAACTTTAGTGGTCAAGGTGTGACCTGGTATGAGGACCCGGATGATGTCCCGGGAGGCCGGGCGGCGATCAACGCAGTGCGCTGGGAGTTCGACCTCGACGCAAAAGACGCACACGGGCTATACATCAATTTGTACGCCAAGGAAGACGCGCCCAAGGACGCCTACTTGCGAAACTTCATGAGTTTCGCGTCACCAGATGTCACACCACCTGGCGGGAATCCCGGCGATCGAGTGTTCGATACTGGCGATTCGGATAAGGCCAACGGCGTCCAGGCTGACTACCTCACCGTTACCCCAGCTATCGCCCGTGTAAATAAGCAAGTCATTGACATTGGCGGCACCATCACCAATCCCGGAGACACGACGCAATTTGGTCAAGCCGGGACCCCCATCAGGTATCTCCTTACCCCTACGCTGACCGCGGCAACTGACAGTGCCACTCGCTACCCGTTCACGGTGGAAGACACACTTCCCGTTGGACTGAGCTACGCCGGCAACGCCAGCGCCGAGCCCGACGAGATCGTCAACAACGCCGACGGTACGACCACGCTGAGATGGAACTACACTGGCATCGAACCAAATCAGACCATCGATCCAATCGCATTCGATGGCTTGGTCGATCCCATGTCGCATTCCGGCAGAGTTTTGACGAATAAGGTTCAGGTTGTCTCCACAGCCGATACCAGTGCAGCAAATCTTCGCTCCAAAGAACGCGCCATTACAACCCAAGCGTCGGAGGGACTTGCCATTGTCAAAACAGCCCCCACCGCTGTGGTCATCGCGGGCGACAATGTGACGTGGAATGTCCAGTACCACAACACATCATCTGAGGAATTGACGAACATCGACATTATTGATGTCTTCCCCTACCTTGGTGACGGTCGAGGCCCGGCATCCAATTTCCACGGCAAGCTCGAACTGAATGCAATCTCGGCTCCGCCGGGATCGAAAGTTCTGTACACCGACGAAGCTCCTGCAAACATCAGTATCGATCCCAACGACGCCTCGAATCAGCCAGGTGGATCCACCACGTGGAGCTCATCGAAGCCAGCAGGCGCCACTGCTGTCCGGGTAGTCGACGTCGATGGGATCGGCAGCGGGGAAATGAACCAGTTCGAAGTGTCATTCACCACTGTCGGATCACGCCAAAGCGATCTGTGGACGAACCATGCAGGCGCTCGTGCCGAGCAGCTCACGCTCCCTGTACGCAGCCAGGATGTCCCCGTCACCGCAGTCTCCGGATCCATCGGCGACTTTGTCTGGTACGACAAAAACCACAACGGTCTACAGGATTCCGACGAGGAGAATGCACCCGGCGTGATCGTGAAACTCAACGGGCATGATGATCGCGACACGAAAGTCAACCGTTCAACTACGACAGACACACACGGCAAATACAGCTTTGATGGTCTTCGGCCCGGGAAATACACCGTCAGTTTTATCGCGCCTGCAGGTTTCGGTTTCACCACACAGGGGGTCGGCAACGATCCCAGCATCAACTCTGTGGCCAATACAGCTGGCATTGCCGACAGCATCGCACTCGAAGTGACCGAGAAAGACGGGGTCATTGAGGCTGTAGAGAGCAATCTCGACCAGGATGCGGGTCTCATCGAAATCGGCCCAGTCGATCCCACTGATCCCGTCGATCCCACTGAACCGACTGTCCCGGGCGAGGTGACCAACCCGATCAATCCAGCCGACTCTCTCCACGGGACCGGTTCAGCCACATCAGTGGCAAATGGCCCCGGTGGTCTCGCGTCTACAGGCTCGCAGGCTCCCTGGTTCCTCGCGCTGCTTGCATTCGGCATCCTGATCGCAGGCGGTGTCGCTGTTCGTCTCGCGCGCACGTAG
- a CDS encoding DUF998 domain-containing protein has protein sequence MRLSGACLVLLALGMMWSARITFAGDTYVSGLGAHGEITASAFNTSLGMVAAGGALSAVGLWGLTSWRGRLGGLPLGATLLITSAMFAVAASVPCSTGCPLPLSQGAEIQDLIHTSAAVLGFALAGIAILQTLGIGRRYTLIAAPSIVLVILASVTGGLLSLAGSTTALGGWLELIAASAALFWLASVAVLTQFQAMDQRA, from the coding sequence ATGCGGCTCTCAGGCGCCTGTCTTGTGCTGCTCGCGCTCGGAATGATGTGGTCAGCCCGGATCACCTTCGCCGGTGATACTTACGTCAGTGGCCTGGGCGCGCATGGCGAAATCACGGCCTCCGCTTTTAACACGTCTCTCGGAATGGTGGCCGCGGGCGGAGCACTGAGCGCGGTGGGGCTCTGGGGGCTCACCTCCTGGCGCGGAAGACTCGGCGGCTTACCTCTTGGAGCGACCTTGCTCATCACCAGTGCGATGTTCGCTGTCGCTGCGAGTGTCCCGTGCAGCACAGGCTGCCCGCTGCCCCTGAGCCAGGGGGCAGAAATACAAGATCTCATTCATACTTCGGCCGCTGTCCTCGGATTCGCGCTCGCAGGGATAGCGATCCTGCAGACACTTGGAATCGGACGTCGGTACACGCTGATCGCTGCGCCCAGCATCGTGCTCGTTATCCTTGCTTCCGTCACCGGAGGGCTGCTGTCCCTCGCAGGGAGCACGACCGCACTCGGGGGCTGGTTGGAGCTAATCGCCGCGAGCGCTGCACTCTTCTGGCTCGCGAGTGTCGCTGTGCTCACACAGTTTCAAGCCATGGATCAGAGGGCGTGA
- a CDS encoding YafY family protein, translating to MKSDRLVAILLMLQRREQVTAAEVANELEVSERTARRDLDALGMAGIPIYSIQGRSGGWRLLGGGRTDLSGLTAGEARALFQAAGPAAAAQGADSEVKGALRKLVRALPETFRTQAEAAAASLIVDSQPWGAATAASAPPPFLDILQDAVIRGVQAQLRYVDSAGKESERTVHPLGLVAKGARWYLVTHTETGRRTFRLDRVKSVALSDAPVHRTEDFDLTTSWRDLTAEAERHRTVVEVHANCDPAGIGFLQAAVGDQLEIGPAARDGRVPVVIYAPSVYGIAGHLAGLVEWLEITSPHTVRTQLAVIGAGLTNRYTERPGDTPPESGVADRNHEGPPLASGAGPESGSGA from the coding sequence ATGAAATCGGATCGCCTCGTCGCCATCCTCTTGATGCTGCAACGGCGTGAACAGGTCACCGCCGCGGAGGTCGCCAACGAACTGGAAGTTTCTGAACGCACTGCTCGTCGCGACCTGGACGCCCTCGGTATGGCCGGGATCCCCATCTATTCGATCCAAGGTCGTTCTGGCGGCTGGCGTCTCCTGGGCGGTGGGCGTACTGACCTGTCTGGCCTCACCGCGGGCGAGGCTCGCGCGCTGTTCCAGGCCGCAGGGCCAGCGGCAGCAGCGCAAGGTGCCGACTCTGAGGTGAAGGGAGCCCTGCGCAAGCTCGTCCGAGCCCTGCCTGAGACGTTTCGAACACAAGCCGAGGCAGCGGCGGCGTCCCTGATTGTGGATTCGCAGCCGTGGGGAGCGGCAACGGCGGCGAGCGCCCCACCGCCGTTCCTGGATATCCTCCAGGATGCCGTCATTCGGGGTGTGCAAGCGCAGCTTCGTTATGTCGACAGTGCGGGCAAGGAATCCGAGCGGACGGTTCATCCCCTGGGGCTGGTGGCCAAGGGTGCACGCTGGTATCTCGTTACTCACACTGAGACCGGCCGGCGTACTTTTCGCCTGGATCGCGTCAAGTCTGTGGCCCTCAGCGATGCCCCCGTTCATCGAACCGAGGACTTTGATCTCACGACAAGCTGGCGCGATCTCACCGCCGAAGCCGAACGCCACCGCACAGTCGTCGAGGTGCACGCCAATTGCGACCCCGCAGGGATCGGCTTCCTCCAGGCCGCAGTCGGAGACCAGCTCGAGATTGGCCCGGCTGCACGCGACGGTCGCGTACCCGTGGTGATTTATGCGCCGAGCGTGTATGGGATTGCCGGCCATCTCGCTGGACTGGTTGAGTGGCTCGAAATCACCAGCCCGCACACCGTGCGCACCCAATTGGCGGTGATCGGTGCGGGACTCACGAATCGATACACCGAGCGCCCCGGCGACACTCCCCCGGAGTCCGGTGTCGCTGATCGAAATCACGAGGGTCCTCCGCTGGCATCTGGGGCTGGGCCCGAGTCTGGGTCTGGGGCCTGA